Below is a window of Tolypothrix bouteillei VB521301 DNA.
CTATTAGAAATCAAAAACTTTGGTCAAAAGTCTGCTGAAGAGGTAGTTGAAGCCTTACAGCGACGCTTGGGAATTACCTTACCAACTGAAAGAGCTTCCAAACATCCTTAAAATTGCTAATGGCTAATAGCTAATAGCTAATTACTCTATTAGTCGCTAGCCATTAGCTATTAGTCACCAACCAACTAACAACTAACAAAGATTATGCGCCACCGTTGTCGAGTAAAACAACTTAGCAAACCAGCCGACCAGCGTCGCGCTTTGTTGCGATCGCTCACTACCGAACTGATCCGTCACGGACGAATCACTACTACCTTAATCCGAGCTAAGGTATTGCGTTCCGAGGTGGACAAAATGATTACCCTAGCTAAAGATGGTTCCCTAGCAGCACGCCGCCAAGCCCTTGGTTATATATATGACAAAGAATTGGTTCGCGCTCTGTTTGAACAAGCCCCCACTCGGTATGCAAATCGTCAAGGTGGTTACACAAGAGTTTTACACACCGTTCCTCGTCGGGGTGATAATGCTCAAATGGCAATCATTGAATTGGTTTAATAAAGGATAAAGGATGAAAGATAAAAAATTAATTTTATACTTCATCCTTCTTACCTGAGTCGATCGTTATGCCAAACAGCCACCAGCTTAAAACAAGAACTTATCGAGTCGCCCTGGTCATTCAATACCTGGGTACTCATTTTCATGGGTGGCAAAGGCAACCACAACAAAGAACCGTTCAAGAAGAGATAGAAAAAGCGATCGCGACTGTACTGGGTTCTCCGGTAACACTTCATGGCGCTGGGCGAACTGATGCTGGAGTTCATGCTGCGGCTCAAGTCGCCCACTTCAATGTCACCAGTCCAATTCCAGCTTGTAAGTGGGCAGTTATCCTCAACAGTTATTTGCCCAAAGATATATTGATTCGGGCTTCAGCAGAGGTTAATGATGGTTGGCACGCTCGCTTTAGTGCCATCTACCGAAGATATCGTTATACGTTATATACTGAAGGATTGCCGAACTTGTTTGCCAGCGCTGTAAGTTGGCATTATTATATTGAGCCCTTGGATGAATCATTGATGCAAGCGGCATTAAAACCGCTCATTGGGCATCATCACCTAGCTGCTTTTCATCGAGCAAATTCAGCACGAAAGCACTCCTGGGTAGATATACAAGCTGCGGAGTGCTATCGCAATGGACCGTTTCTGCACGTAGAAATTCAAGCAAATGGATTTTTATATGGCATGGTGCGGCTGTTAGTAGGGATGCTAGTACAAGTAGGTTCAGGACAGCGAACACCAGAAAACTTTACTGACCTATGGAAATACGAACGGCGTGAAGAAGTGAAACACGCTGCGCCTTCCCAAGGTTTATGTTTGTTGCGAGTGGGCTATCCACATTTTCCCTTTCCTCCAGAAATTTGGTTTGATACTCAACCAAAATTTGTATTTAGTTAGTGGTTATTAGATAGTAGTTAGTCTAACAACTAACAACTAACAACTAACAACTAACAACTAACAACTAACAACTAACCACCAATGACTAACAAAACTTTCCTTCCTCCCCAGAAAACACTTCAGCACAATTGGTATGTAGTAGATGCGGCTGACCAACGCCTTGGTCGCCTTGCTACCGAAGTTGCCATGATTCTTAGAGGAAAAAATAAACCCGAATATACTCCTCATATGGATACAGGTGACTTTGTCATTGTTATCAATGCTGAGAAAATAGCCGTCACAGGTAAAAAACGCACTCAAAAAGTTTACAAACGTCACTCCGGACGTCCGGGTGGTATGAAGACAGAAAGCTTTGATAAGCTGCAACAGCGTTTGCCAGAACGGATTGTAGAGCATGCTATTAAAGGTATGTTACCTAAGAATAGTTTGGGTCGCCAGCTGTTTACCAAGCTAAAAGTGTATGCTGGACCCACTCATCCCCATGCAGCACAGCAACCCAA
It encodes the following:
- the rplQ gene encoding 50S ribosomal protein L17, with protein sequence MRHRCRVKQLSKPADQRRALLRSLTTELIRHGRITTTLIRAKVLRSEVDKMITLAKDGSLAARRQALGYIYDKELVRALFEQAPTRYANRQGGYTRVLHTVPRRGDNAQMAIIELV
- the truA gene encoding tRNA pseudouridine(38-40) synthase TruA gives rise to the protein MPNSHQLKTRTYRVALVIQYLGTHFHGWQRQPQQRTVQEEIEKAIATVLGSPVTLHGAGRTDAGVHAAAQVAHFNVTSPIPACKWAVILNSYLPKDILIRASAEVNDGWHARFSAIYRRYRYTLYTEGLPNLFASAVSWHYYIEPLDESLMQAALKPLIGHHHLAAFHRANSARKHSWVDIQAAECYRNGPFLHVEIQANGFLYGMVRLLVGMLVQVGSGQRTPENFTDLWKYERREEVKHAAPSQGLCLLRVGYPHFPFPPEIWFDTQPKFVFS
- the rplM gene encoding 50S ribosomal protein L13 → MTNKTFLPPQKTLQHNWYVVDAADQRLGRLATEVAMILRGKNKPEYTPHMDTGDFVIVINAEKIAVTGKKRTQKVYKRHSGRPGGMKTESFDKLQQRLPERIVEHAIKGMLPKNSLGRQLFTKLKVYAGPTHPHAAQQPKELKIQTIPGE